A genomic segment from Polyangium mundeleinium encodes:
- a CDS encoding pyridoxamine 5'-phosphate oxidase family protein translates to MGKLYDSLDDELIGFIQRQHVFFVATAPLAGDGFVNLSPKGYDTLRVFGPRTLGYLDFAGSGVETIAHARENGRIVLLFCAFEGPPRILRIHGRAEAFEPDDAQFPALREPFGPPRAGERAILRIEATRIATSCGYGVPLYEFVGERAQLTDWGETKGAEGMREYMEKKNMTSLDGLPGLHLGKSR, encoded by the coding sequence GTGGGAAAACTCTATGACAGCCTCGATGACGAGCTCATCGGGTTCATCCAGCGACAACACGTCTTTTTCGTCGCCACGGCCCCGCTCGCCGGCGACGGCTTCGTGAACCTCTCGCCCAAGGGCTACGATACCCTGCGCGTGTTCGGTCCGCGCACGCTTGGGTACCTGGATTTCGCGGGGAGCGGTGTCGAGACGATCGCCCACGCCCGCGAGAACGGGCGCATCGTGCTGCTCTTTTGCGCCTTCGAGGGCCCGCCGCGCATTCTGCGGATTCACGGCCGCGCCGAGGCCTTCGAGCCGGACGACGCGCAATTCCCCGCCCTGCGCGAGCCCTTCGGCCCGCCACGCGCGGGCGAACGGGCCATCCTGCGCATCGAGGCGACGCGGATCGCGACGTCGTGCGGCTACGGCGTGCCCCTCTACGAGTTTGTCGGAGAACGTGCGCAGCTCACGGATTGGGGGGAAACGAAAGGGGCCGAGGGGATGCGGGAGTATATGGAAAAGAAAAATATGACCAGCCTCGACGGGCTGCCGGGCCTGCACCTCGGCAAGTCCCGCTGA
- a CDS encoding class I SAM-dependent methyltransferase: MDPSEDWLRRWHDRCPGATSRAFLRAKPSTYEWLAGHARPGDRVLDLACGDGILLARLRARGVQGAVGIDMSEGELSAARARLGPEANLVKGRAQALPFEAGSFDLVTCHLALMLMRPVEEVLAEVRRVLRPGGILAAVVGGRGMEAPVENAWTLLVRRLREEPFDGPSLGDRRAFSEEGLRELLQSFVNVRIESMFVELSGTPDEVAASLWETYDAARIASARVAVIEEALRADWQALLRPDGMLPCSMGVRCVTATTEAFR; the protein is encoded by the coding sequence ATGGATCCCTCCGAGGACTGGCTCCGGCGCTGGCACGATCGATGCCCCGGGGCCACGTCGCGCGCGTTCTTGCGCGCAAAACCCTCGACCTACGAATGGCTCGCCGGCCACGCGCGGCCGGGGGATCGCGTGCTCGATCTCGCGTGCGGGGATGGCATCCTGCTCGCGCGGCTGCGTGCCCGCGGCGTTCAGGGTGCGGTGGGAATCGATATGAGCGAGGGCGAGCTTTCGGCGGCGCGCGCGCGGCTCGGCCCGGAGGCGAACCTCGTGAAGGGACGGGCGCAGGCGCTGCCCTTCGAGGCGGGTTCGTTCGACCTCGTCACGTGCCACCTCGCGCTCATGTTGATGCGCCCCGTGGAGGAGGTCCTCGCCGAGGTGCGTCGCGTCTTGCGGCCCGGCGGTATCCTCGCGGCCGTGGTGGGCGGCAGAGGCATGGAGGCGCCGGTTGAAAATGCGTGGACGCTGCTCGTTCGGCGGCTCCGCGAGGAGCCGTTCGACGGACCGTCGCTCGGCGACCGGCGAGCCTTCAGCGAGGAAGGGCTCCGGGAGCTGCTCCAGTCGTTCGTGAACGTGCGGATCGAGTCGATGTTCGTCGAGCTGTCGGGCACGCCCGACGAGGTCGCGGCCTCGCTTTGGGAGACCTACGATGCCGCTCGAATCGCTTCCGCGCGCGTCGCCGTGATCGAAGAAGCCTTGCGCGCGGATTGGCAGGCCCTCCTGCGGCCGGACGGAATGCTGCCCTGCTCGATGGGGGTGCGGTGCGTCACGGCCACGACGGAGGCCTTTCGATAA
- a CDS encoding nuclear transport factor 2 family protein: MIKTSFTSVGRRAKVALTVAGAAAAVALFAGFITPTPNGWKLAAELEIAKLPVCYALGTDAIGRGDLQAGKNIYAPCFKSDTELAVYFPGTPFTGPPSSTAVGANAWADFVEGVFTTSGYTSTQHLIGSIDINVIDEDEATMTSYLHATHVLPDGTIDVANGTYEDEVIRVNGAWKIKRRTLKLITFLNLGTPTP, encoded by the coding sequence ATGATTAAGACCTCATTCACATCCGTAGGTCGGCGCGCGAAGGTAGCTCTCACGGTAGCTGGGGCAGCGGCGGCCGTGGCGCTGTTTGCAGGATTCATTACCCCCACCCCGAACGGGTGGAAGCTCGCGGCCGAGCTGGAAATCGCCAAACTGCCGGTCTGTTACGCGCTCGGGACCGACGCAATCGGGCGCGGGGATCTGCAGGCGGGCAAAAACATCTACGCCCCCTGTTTCAAGAGCGACACGGAGCTCGCGGTCTATTTCCCGGGGACCCCCTTCACTGGTCCGCCGAGCTCCACTGCGGTCGGCGCGAACGCCTGGGCCGACTTCGTCGAGGGCGTGTTCACCACGAGCGGCTACACGTCGACGCAGCACCTCATCGGCAGCATCGACATCAACGTGATCGACGAGGACGAGGCCACGATGACCTCGTACCTGCACGCGACGCACGTCCTGCCCGACGGCACGATCGACGTAGCCAATGGCACCTACGAGGACGAGGTCATCCGCGTCAATGGCGCCTGGAAGATCAAGCGCCGCACGCTGAAGCTCATTACCTTCCTGAACCTCGGCACGCCCACCCCCTGA
- a CDS encoding STAS domain-containing protein → METVQDVRVPSYERFFQTSGDLLGVLAWDGRFVQGNRAFRDVLGYVEEALIGQSFSAIVHPDDAAEVRAFFEGDGDATLRVTKRLLHRDLGVRAVALSLRRVTADKAIYVTGREVYTQESTDAARRREEVLQKMQATARVGGWEVDNRTGNLSWTEETYRIHEVPAGFRPVIETAIDFYTPEAIPVISAAVEGCMRGEAYDLELQILTAKGKRLWVRASGHPVFEDGNVVRLVGAFQDIDDFKRRELELQEQLAIIEEQRSAIHAMSAPIIQVWDGVLALPVVGMLDEARASEITARMLSAVVAHAATYAILDLTGVESVDEATADHVVRIIRSIQLLGAQSIVTGIRPAVAQTLISLGAGFAGARTVSNLREAIKICMRGK, encoded by the coding sequence ATGGAAACCGTCCAAGACGTACGCGTGCCGTCCTACGAGCGCTTCTTCCAGACCTCCGGCGACCTGCTCGGCGTGCTGGCTTGGGACGGGCGCTTCGTGCAGGGCAACCGGGCATTCCGCGACGTGCTCGGATATGTGGAGGAGGCGCTCATCGGGCAGTCGTTTTCCGCGATCGTGCACCCCGACGACGCTGCCGAGGTGCGGGCCTTTTTCGAGGGCGACGGGGACGCAACGCTCCGCGTGACGAAGCGGCTCCTGCATCGCGACCTCGGCGTCCGGGCGGTCGCTCTTTCGCTCCGGCGCGTGACCGCGGACAAAGCAATCTACGTGACCGGGCGCGAGGTATACACGCAGGAGAGCACGGACGCGGCCCGACGGCGCGAGGAGGTGCTCCAGAAGATGCAGGCGACGGCCCGGGTCGGCGGCTGGGAGGTCGACAACCGGACCGGAAACCTTTCCTGGACCGAGGAGACCTACCGCATTCACGAGGTGCCGGCGGGGTTTCGGCCGGTCATCGAGACGGCCATCGATTTCTATACGCCCGAGGCGATCCCCGTCATTTCAGCCGCGGTCGAGGGCTGCATGCGGGGGGAGGCGTATGACCTCGAACTGCAAATCCTCACAGCGAAGGGAAAACGCCTGTGGGTGCGTGCCTCGGGCCATCCGGTGTTCGAGGACGGAAATGTGGTCCGGCTCGTCGGGGCCTTCCAGGACATCGACGATTTCAAGCGGCGTGAGCTCGAGCTGCAAGAGCAGCTCGCGATCATCGAGGAGCAACGCTCGGCCATTCACGCGATGTCGGCGCCGATCATCCAGGTATGGGACGGCGTGCTCGCGCTTCCCGTGGTGGGGATGCTCGACGAGGCGCGCGCGTCCGAGATTACCGCGCGTATGCTCTCCGCCGTCGTGGCGCACGCGGCGACCTACGCGATCCTCGATCTGACCGGCGTGGAGAGTGTCGACGAGGCGACGGCCGATCACGTGGTGCGGATCATTCGCTCGATCCAGCTCCTCGGCGCGCAGAGCATCGTGACGGGCATTCGGCCGGCCGTGGCGCAGACCTTGATCTCGCTCGGCGCAGGGTTCGCCGGCGCGCGGACGGTCTCGAACCTCCGCGAGGCCATCAAGATCTGCATGCGCGGAAAGTGA
- a CDS encoding DUF6496 domain-containing protein: MPEKKTIERARQDQREGKAPSTQACEFVREEIEHVKEGKHGVKNPRQAIAIALSKARRAGVAVPPPAPGKAKERTRRQAKRDLEKGKREGPLRKKAA, encoded by the coding sequence ATGCCCGAGAAAAAGACCATCGAGCGAGCTCGGCAGGATCAGCGCGAGGGCAAGGCGCCCAGCACGCAGGCCTGCGAGTTTGTCCGCGAGGAGATCGAGCACGTCAAGGAGGGCAAACACGGGGTGAAGAACCCCCGACAGGCCATTGCAATCGCCCTCTCCAAGGCGCGCCGCGCCGGCGTGGCCGTGCCGCCGCCCGCTCCGGGCAAAGCCAAGGAGCGGACGCGGCGGCAGGCGAAACGTGATCTCGAAAAAGGGAAAAGAGAAGGCCCGCTCCGCAAGAAGGCGGCCTGA
- a CDS encoding glutathione S-transferase family protein has protein sequence MLTIHGCKGCGSVVIEAACELLGETYERREVEPWTPGPALDALRALNPLAQVPTVVLPDGQVLTESAAILLWLLERHPETHLAPPPGDPKRPAFLRWLVYFVSSIYPMYTVGDFPARWVKDEGAQNELKAATVQRTLDCWRSLEQGISPGTYLLGESMTILDVYAAMISRWRPGREKIREVAPRCIAAAERAEAHPIVARVFTQFPA, from the coding sequence ATGTTGACGATTCACGGATGCAAGGGGTGCGGCTCGGTGGTGATCGAGGCCGCGTGTGAGCTCCTCGGTGAAACCTACGAGCGCCGGGAGGTCGAGCCCTGGACGCCCGGCCCTGCGCTCGACGCGCTGCGCGCGCTGAACCCCCTCGCGCAGGTGCCCACGGTCGTGCTCCCGGACGGCCAGGTCCTCACCGAGAGCGCGGCCATCCTCCTCTGGCTCCTCGAACGCCACCCAGAAACGCACCTCGCCCCGCCGCCCGGCGACCCGAAAAGGCCGGCGTTCTTGCGCTGGCTCGTCTATTTCGTGTCCAGCATCTATCCGATGTACACCGTCGGCGATTTCCCCGCGCGGTGGGTGAAGGACGAGGGCGCGCAAAACGAGCTCAAGGCGGCGACCGTGCAGCGGACGCTCGATTGCTGGCGCTCACTAGAGCAGGGGATCTCGCCCGGGACCTATTTGCTGGGCGAATCCATGACGATCCTCGACGTCTACGCGGCAATGATCTCCCGCTGGCGCCCCGGGCGCGAGAAGATCCGCGAGGTCGCGCCGCGCTGCATCGCCGCGGCGGAGCGGGCCGAGGCGCACCCGATCGTGGCGCGCGTCTTCACGCAATTTCCGGCGTGA
- a CDS encoding zinc ribbon domain-containing protein: protein MFCPTCGTPNADGAPTCIKCGNHLQGAAPPQGWGAPQGYQGAPQGYPGAQQQGWGAPPQQQGWGPPPQGFGNYTAPAQFGLAPAAYSGMAGPKGTTRDPVMVLVFSFFCFYGVYVAWAMLSELQAYTQDENFKPWKIFIPIYNLFFWHSEVPEQVSKAKRMAGCPNPYANGFYEHANVALYSLAKDLNEIWKCSP, encoded by the coding sequence GTGTTCTGTCCGACCTGTGGTACGCCAAACGCCGATGGCGCGCCCACGTGCATCAAGTGCGGCAATCACCTCCAGGGAGCAGCTCCGCCCCAGGGGTGGGGCGCGCCGCAAGGGTATCAGGGCGCGCCGCAAGGGTATCCCGGCGCGCAGCAACAAGGGTGGGGCGCCCCTCCGCAGCAGCAGGGATGGGGGCCGCCTCCGCAAGGGTTCGGGAACTACACGGCCCCCGCGCAGTTTGGCCTGGCGCCCGCGGCGTACAGCGGGATGGCCGGCCCGAAGGGCACGACGCGGGACCCGGTGATGGTCCTCGTGTTCAGCTTCTTTTGCTTCTACGGCGTGTACGTCGCGTGGGCCATGCTGAGCGAGCTGCAGGCCTACACGCAGGACGAGAACTTCAAGCCGTGGAAGATCTTCATTCCAATCTACAACCTCTTCTTCTGGCACAGCGAGGTGCCGGAGCAGGTGAGCAAAGCCAAACGAATGGCAGGCTGCCCGAACCCGTACGCGAACGGGTTTTACGAGCACGCCAACGTGGCGCTCTACTCCCTCGCCAAGGACCTGAACGAGATCTGGAAGTGTAGCCCCTAG
- a CDS encoding tetratricopeptide repeat protein — protein sequence MTLRFLFLFSAATLLNGCGADPSPPSAPPPPAPDAASEKGRMVFIHGAGNGQNADGITSHEEGCQKNDLASCHALGLALMTPKDKAGHNNKRAFEAFEKGCQGGYAPSCNGLGVIYIQGMGVARDVGRAMELYKKACEGEVSTACLHVAMAYEEGRDVAADWIAAIRYYESACALGATQGCNTAAKAFAEGDRVAQDPEKARKLYDRACQEGDEEACKERDKRR from the coding sequence GTGACCCTGCGCTTCCTGTTCCTCTTCTCCGCAGCTACCCTGTTGAACGGCTGTGGCGCAGACCCTTCCCCGCCGTCCGCGCCTCCGCCGCCTGCGCCCGACGCGGCGTCGGAGAAGGGCCGGATGGTGTTCATTCATGGCGCCGGCAATGGCCAGAATGCCGACGGGATCACATCGCACGAGGAAGGCTGTCAGAAAAATGATCTCGCGAGTTGCCATGCGCTCGGGCTCGCCCTGATGACGCCGAAGGACAAGGCGGGGCACAACAACAAGCGCGCATTCGAGGCCTTCGAGAAGGGGTGCCAGGGCGGATATGCGCCGAGCTGCAACGGCCTCGGGGTGATCTACATCCAGGGAATGGGCGTCGCCCGTGATGTCGGTCGCGCGATGGAGCTCTACAAAAAAGCCTGCGAGGGCGAGGTGAGCACGGCGTGCCTGCACGTGGCCATGGCCTACGAGGAAGGGCGCGATGTTGCGGCGGATTGGATCGCAGCGATCCGTTATTATGAGAGCGCCTGCGCCCTCGGCGCGACGCAAGGCTGCAACACGGCGGCGAAGGCGTTCGCGGAGGGCGACAGGGTCGCGCAGGATCCGGAGAAGGCGCGCAAGTTGTATGACCGCGCCTGCCAGGAAGGCGACGAGGAAGCGTGCAAGGAGCGCGACAAGCGCAGGTAA
- a CDS encoding YdeI/OmpD-associated family protein, protein MKKTGTTKTTGKTTAPTKTTAKATSAGEAPIVAFEHPRAWSTWLASNHASSRGVWLKLAKKASGVASVTYPEALDVALVWGWIDGQKKSFDEAAWLQKFTPRGPKSIWSKINREKALALIASGQMQPSGLVEVERAKQDGRWDQAYDSPSRATVPPDLSDALAKNSRAAAFFATLNATNRYAILFRVQTAKKAETRQKRITQFVEMLAKHEKLHP, encoded by the coding sequence ATGAAAAAGACCGGAACGACAAAGACGACGGGAAAAACGACGGCGCCCACGAAGACGACGGCGAAGGCGACCTCCGCTGGGGAAGCACCCATCGTCGCTTTCGAGCATCCGCGCGCGTGGTCGACCTGGCTCGCCTCGAACCACGCCTCGTCACGCGGCGTGTGGCTCAAGCTCGCGAAGAAGGCTTCCGGCGTCGCGTCGGTCACCTATCCGGAGGCGCTCGACGTCGCGCTCGTGTGGGGCTGGATCGACGGGCAAAAGAAGAGCTTCGACGAGGCGGCATGGCTCCAGAAGTTCACGCCGCGCGGACCGAAGAGCATCTGGTCGAAGATCAATCGGGAGAAGGCGCTGGCCCTCATCGCATCCGGGCAAATGCAGCCGTCGGGCCTCGTGGAGGTCGAGCGCGCGAAACAAGACGGCCGCTGGGACCAGGCCTACGATTCCCCGAGTCGCGCGACCGTGCCTCCCGATCTATCGGACGCCCTGGCGAAAAATTCTCGCGCCGCCGCGTTCTTCGCAACGCTCAACGCGACGAACCGCTACGCTATCCTGTTCCGCGTCCAGACCGCGAAGAAAGCCGAGACGCGTCAGAAGCGCATCACGCAATTCGTCGAGATGCTGGCGAAGCACGAAAAGCTCCACCCCTGA
- a CDS encoding NAD(P)H-dependent flavin oxidoreductase, with amino-acid sequence MRIRDLLGIEHDILQAPMAGVQGSRLAVAVSNAGGLGALPCAMLGPDALRRELEALRSGTSRPFNVNFFCHTPVTPSAAEEARFREKLAPYYEELGIDPNLAPAGAGRAPFTHDVADIIAAFAPPVVSFHFGLPTADLLARVKGWGAKVLSSATTVEEARWLEAHGADVIIAQGLEAGGHRGHFLRADVTEQMGTFALLPQIVDAVKVPVIAAGGIADARGVRAAMALGAAGVQIGTAYLLCPEADTSAVHRAALKSAARHHTALTNLFSGRPARGIVNRLMRELGPMSPDAPPFPWVVAAVAPLRAQAERNGSGDFSPLWAGQNTSTIAEVDAATLTRALAPLDAHREIG; translated from the coding sequence ATGCGAATCCGCGATTTGCTGGGAATCGAGCACGACATTCTCCAGGCCCCCATGGCCGGCGTCCAGGGGAGCCGGCTCGCCGTGGCCGTGTCCAATGCGGGCGGGCTCGGCGCCCTCCCCTGCGCGATGCTCGGCCCCGACGCCTTGCGCCGCGAGCTCGAGGCCCTCCGCAGCGGGACGAGTCGGCCTTTCAACGTGAACTTTTTCTGCCACACGCCGGTCACGCCGAGCGCCGCCGAGGAGGCCCGCTTCCGGGAAAAACTCGCGCCGTATTACGAGGAGCTCGGCATCGATCCGAACCTCGCGCCTGCGGGCGCTGGGCGCGCGCCGTTCACGCACGACGTCGCCGACATCATCGCCGCATTCGCGCCGCCCGTGGTCAGCTTCCATTTTGGATTGCCAACGGCCGATTTGCTGGCCCGGGTCAAAGGTTGGGGCGCCAAGGTTCTCTCGTCGGCCACGACCGTGGAAGAGGCGCGCTGGCTCGAAGCCCACGGCGCGGACGTGATCATCGCCCAGGGCCTCGAAGCGGGCGGGCACCGTGGCCACTTCCTCCGCGCGGACGTCACCGAGCAAATGGGCACGTTCGCGCTCCTGCCGCAGATCGTCGACGCGGTGAAGGTCCCGGTGATCGCGGCCGGTGGCATCGCCGATGCCCGCGGTGTCCGGGCGGCGATGGCGCTCGGCGCGGCGGGCGTGCAGATCGGGACCGCGTATCTCCTCTGCCCCGAGGCCGATACGAGCGCCGTGCATCGAGCCGCCCTGAAGAGCGCCGCGCGCCATCACACCGCCCTCACGAACCTGTTTTCGGGAAGGCCCGCCCGCGGAATCGTGAATCGACTCATGCGCGAGCTCGGCCCCATGAGCCCGGACGCGCCGCCATTCCCGTGGGTGGTCGCCGCCGTCGCGCCGTTACGCGCCCAGGCCGAGCGCAACGGTAGCGGAGATTTCTCGCCCCTCTGGGCCGGTCAGAATACGAGCACCATCGCCGAGGTCGACGCCGCCACCTTGACGCGTGCGCTCGCCCCGCTCGACGCCCACCGGGAGATCGGATAG
- a CDS encoding serine/threonine protein kinase, with the protein MTSKQPQGGTAQADRAAQDRARGLIDRVISDRYRIRELIAMGGMGAVYRGEHLLLKKRIAIKILHPETENLPELVKRFEREAIAGAHIQHPNVASATDFGKLPDGSYFLVLEYVKGKTLNQLLQAGPLPPRRAARLTRQLASALDAIHRLDIVHRDLKPRNIMIVDGPAETVKIIDLGLAKVKVNELSAGDRERQDSRASIGDEDEYGTLTVAGTIFGTIAYLSPEAADGMDAVDARSDLYALGLMFYEMLSGKHPFTAVNPVELFMQHRFQPPPAISERCPGVTVPAPLEAVVRKLLEKQPDNRYQSGFELAGAIDEALREMGPPAEGEDDAPPMSEGYEGEPSMRTSVPSMRPPVPSQRPPALTSSQKPPAPSQRPASPTLPSEGMDAPVSKPAASMPKPILPLAQPLPDEPVKERAVEPPPPDAIELTEAPASPARKKKSKAPTVLTIVVGVALGCGAAYAALVMQKRNGPTPVTPQATVTATASAAPKPTASTATPAPSATEAAPAATASAAPEPAASAAVPASTMSAEAIDGAKRKFKDAFRYQDWRGASRVVIDLGKSAPEAFKDREFSQLVQGLAIQLSRENADAELLDLFANDLGSDGLDMLYAFVEGQGKAPIAVASGKLLQDETRLTKASPAMRIALDLRNATCVDKLTLLDRAQKDGDFRARLVLETLGRACFPQNPNVEKVIYDLRTRFPKR; encoded by the coding sequence ATGACCTCCAAGCAACCCCAAGGCGGCACAGCGCAGGCGGACCGGGCGGCCCAAGACCGCGCACGCGGCCTGATCGATCGTGTGATCTCGGATCGGTACCGCATCCGTGAGCTCATCGCGATGGGCGGGATGGGCGCGGTTTACCGCGGCGAGCACCTGCTGCTGAAGAAGCGCATCGCGATCAAGATCCTCCACCCGGAGACGGAAAACCTCCCGGAGCTCGTCAAGCGTTTCGAGCGGGAGGCGATCGCCGGCGCGCACATCCAGCACCCGAACGTCGCGAGCGCGACCGATTTCGGCAAGCTGCCGGACGGGAGCTACTTCCTCGTCCTCGAGTACGTCAAGGGCAAGACGCTCAATCAGCTCTTGCAAGCCGGGCCGCTCCCGCCGCGCCGCGCCGCGCGCCTGACGCGGCAGCTCGCCTCGGCCCTCGACGCGATCCACCGCCTCGACATCGTCCACCGCGACCTCAAGCCCCGCAACATCATGATCGTCGACGGTCCGGCCGAGACCGTGAAGATCATCGACCTCGGCCTCGCGAAGGTGAAGGTCAACGAGCTGTCCGCGGGCGACAGGGAGCGGCAAGATTCGCGCGCCTCGATCGGCGACGAAGACGAGTACGGCACCCTGACCGTGGCCGGCACGATCTTCGGGACGATCGCGTATCTCTCGCCGGAGGCCGCCGACGGCATGGACGCGGTGGACGCGCGCAGCGATCTGTATGCGCTCGGCTTGATGTTCTACGAGATGCTCTCGGGCAAACACCCGTTCACCGCGGTGAACCCCGTCGAGCTCTTCATGCAGCACCGCTTTCAGCCGCCCCCGGCGATCTCCGAGCGCTGCCCGGGCGTGACGGTGCCAGCGCCCCTCGAAGCCGTCGTGCGGAAGCTGCTCGAAAAGCAGCCGGACAATCGATATCAGTCGGGGTTCGAGCTCGCGGGGGCGATCGACGAGGCATTGCGCGAGATGGGCCCCCCGGCCGAAGGCGAGGACGACGCGCCCCCGATGAGCGAGGGGTACGAGGGCGAGCCGAGCATGCGCACGTCGGTCCCCTCGATGCGGCCGCCCGTGCCGTCGCAAAGGCCGCCCGCGCTGACGTCGTCGCAAAAGCCGCCCGCGCCATCGCAAAGGCCTGCCTCGCCGACGTTGCCCTCGGAAGGCATGGACGCGCCCGTCTCGAAGCCGGCGGCGTCGATGCCGAAGCCGATTCTGCCATTGGCGCAGCCGCTGCCCGACGAACCGGTGAAGGAAAGGGCAGTCGAGCCGCCGCCGCCCGACGCGATCGAGCTCACGGAGGCGCCGGCGTCGCCCGCGCGAAAGAAGAAGTCGAAGGCGCCCACCGTGCTCACCATCGTGGTGGGTGTGGCGCTCGGTTGCGGCGCTGCGTATGCGGCCCTCGTGATGCAAAAGCGGAATGGGCCGACGCCGGTCACGCCGCAAGCGACGGTGACGGCGACGGCGTCGGCCGCGCCCAAGCCGACCGCGTCCACGGCCACGCCGGCGCCGTCGGCGACCGAGGCCGCCCCCGCGGCGACGGCGTCGGCCGCGCCCGAGCCGGCCGCGTCCGCGGCGGTCCCCGCGTCCACGATGTCGGCGGAGGCCATCGACGGCGCGAAGAGAAAATTCAAGGACGCATTCCGGTACCAGGACTGGAGGGGCGCGAGCCGCGTGGTGATCGATCTCGGCAAAAGCGCGCCCGAGGCGTTCAAAGATCGCGAGTTCTCGCAGCTCGTGCAGGGCCTCGCCATTCAGCTCTCGCGGGAGAACGCGGACGCGGAGCTCCTCGATCTCTTCGCGAACGACCTCGGGAGCGACGGGCTCGACATGCTCTACGCGTTCGTCGAGGGACAAGGAAAAGCGCCGATCGCCGTGGCCTCCGGGAAACTCCTGCAGGACGAGACGCGGCTCACGAAGGCGTCGCCGGCGATGCGCATCGCGCTCGACCTGCGGAATGCCACGTGCGTGGACAAACTCACCCTGCTCGACCGCGCGCAAAAGGACGGCGATTTCCGCGCGCGCCTCGTGCTGGAGACGCTCGGGCGCGCGTGTTTCCCTCAGAACCCGAACGTCGAGAAGGTCATTTACGACCTCCGGACGCGGTTCCCGAAGCGGTGA